The Glycine soja cultivar W05 chromosome 6, ASM419377v2, whole genome shotgun sequence genome has a window encoding:
- the LOC114416955 gene encoding G-type lectin S-receptor-like serine/threonine-protein kinase At4g27290 isoform X1 produces the protein MTIFTLILAIANLLLFLSKASSIDTLTLSQSLPDGTTLVSKDETFELGFFSLRNSTNRYLGIWFKNIPVKTVVWVANRDYPLKDNSTKLIITNDGNLVLLTKNNKVQWSTNTTTKASRPILQLLNTGNLVLRNDNEDNKNNNKSSNNNNEDRFLWQSFDYPSDTLLPGMKLGWYRKTGLNRRVIAWKNWDDPSPGNFSWGITFDSNPEMVLWKGSFKYHRSGPWNGIRFSGAFGGSNRLSTHPLFVYKLINNDDEVYYSYSLTNKSVISIVVMNQTLLRRQRNIWIPENGTWRLFQTAPRDICDTYNPCGSYANCMVDSSPVCQCLEGFKPKSLDTMEQGCVRSEPWSCKVEGRDGFRKFVGLKFPDTTHSWINKSMTLEECKVKCWENCSCTAYANLDIRGAGSGCSIWFGDLIDLKVVSQSGQYLYIRMADSQTDAKDAHKKKELLLIGTIVPPIVLVILLAIFYSYKRKRKYEEENVSVVKKDEAGGQEHSMELPLFDLATLVNATNNFSTDNKLGQGGFGPVYKGVLAGGQEIAVKRLSRSSGQGLTEFKNEVILCAKLQHRNLVKVLGCCIEEEEKMLLYEYMPNKSLDSFLFDSTKSKILDWSKRFHILCATARGLLYLHQDSRLRIIHRDLKASNILLDNNLNPKISDFGLARMCGGDQIEGNTNRVVGTYGYMAPEYVIHGLFSTKSDVFSFGILLLEIISGKKNREITYPYHSHNLIGHAWKLWKEGIPGELIDNCLQDSCIISEALRCIHIGLLCLQRQPNDRPNMASVVVMLSSDNELTQPKEPGFLIDRVLIEEESQFRSQTSSSTNGVTISILDAR, from the exons ATGACGATTTTCACTCTCATACTTGCTATTGCCAACCTACTTTTGTTCCTCTCAAAAGCTTCCTCAATTGACACACTCACTCTGTCACAATCTCTCCCTGATGGTACCACCTTAGTTTCCAAAGATGAAACTTTTGAACTGGGTTTCTTTTCCCTAAGAAACTCCACAAACCGTTACCTCGGAATCTGGTTCAAAAACATCCCAGTAAAAACAGTTGTGTGGGTGGCTAACCGTGACTACCCTCTCAAAGACAATTCCACCAAGTTGATCATAACCAACGACGGAAACCTCGTCCTTCTCACAAAGAATAACAAAGTTCAGTGGtcaacaaacacaacaacaaaggcCTCAAGGCCCATTTTGCAACTCTTAAACACGGGAAATTTAGTACTTCGCAACGATAATGAAGACAACAAGAACAATAATaaaagcagcaacaacaacaacgaagATAGGTTCTTATGGCAAAGCTTTGACTACCCTAGTGACACCTTGTTACCAGGAATGAAGCTTGGATGGTACAGAAAAACCGGTCTCAATCGACGTGTAATCGCTTGGAAGAACTGGGATGATCCTTCTCCTGGGAACTTCTCTTGGGGCATCACATTTGACAGCAACCCTGAAATGGTTCTTTGGAAAGGATCATTCAAGTACCATAGGAGTGGACCTTGGAATGGTATTCGGTTTAGTGGTGCATTTGGTGGCTCAAATAGGTTAAGCACTCACCCTCTTTTTGtttacaaattaataaacaaCGATGATGAAGTTTATTACTCATACAGCCTCACCAACAAGTCCGTGATTTCAATAGTTGTCATGAACCAAACCCTTCTCCGTCGCCAACGCAACATTTGGATCCCCGAAAATGGAACATGGAGGTTGTTCCAAACCGCACCGAGAGACATTTGTGACACTTATAATCCGTGTGGCTCTTACGCGAATTGTATGGTTGATTCATCGCCGGTGTGTCAGTGTTTAGAAGGATTCAAACCGAAATCTTTGGATACAATGGAACAAGGGTGTGTGAGAAGTGAACCGTGGAGCTGCAAGGTGGAAGGGAGAGATGGATTTAGAAAATTTGTTGGGTTGAAGTTTCCGGATACTACACATTCTTGGATTAATAAAAGTATGACACTCGAGGAATGCAAGGTTAAATGTTGGGAAAATTGTTCGTGCACAGCTTATGCAAACTTGGACATAAGAGGAGCAGGAAGTGGGTGTTCCATTTGGTTTGGTGATCTTATTGATTTGAAAGTTGTTTCACAAAGTGGACAATATCTTTATATTCGAATGGCAGATTCACAGACAG ATGCTAAAGATGCCCATAAGAAGAAGGAACTGTTGTTGATAGGTACGATCGTGCCTCCTATTGTTCTCGTGATACTATTGGCAATCTTCTACTCTTACAAGAGAAAACGGAAGTATGAAG aAGAAAACGTGTCGGTAGTAAAGAAAGATGAAGCTGGTGGACAAGAACATAGCATGGAACTACCATTGTTTGATCTTGCTACATTAGTTAATGCCACCAACAACTTCTCAACTGACAACAAACTAGGCCAAGGTGGGTTCGGGCCTGTATACAAG GGTGTATTAGCAGGAGGACAAGAAATTGCTGTCAAAAGGTTATCGAGGAGTTCTGGACAAGGATTAACAGAATTTAAGAATGAAGTTATATTGTGTGCAAAACTTCAGCACCGAAATCTTGTTAAAGTTCTTGGTTGTTGCATTGAAGAAGAGGAGAAAATGCTTCTTTATGAATACATGCCCAACAAAAGCCTAGATTCCTTTCTTTTTG ATTCAACTAAAAGCAAGATTTTGGATTGGTCTAAGCGCTTCCACATCTTATGTGCGACTGCTCGTGGACTTCTTTATCTTCATCAAGATTCTAGATTAAGGATAATACACCGAGATTTAAAAGcaagtaatattttattagataacAACTTGAACCCGAAAATTTCAGATTTTGGCCTGGCAAGAATGTGTGGGGGTGATCAAATTGAAGGAAACACAAACAGGGTCGTTGGAACATA TGGCTATATGGCACCTGAATATGTTATTCATGGATTATTCTCCACAAAATCTGATGTATTTAGTTTTGGTATATTGTTGCTGGAAATCAtaagtggaaagaaaaacagagAGATTACCTATCCATACCATAGTCATAATCTTATTGGGCAT GCATGGAAGTTGTGGAAAGAAGGCATACCAGGGGAATTGATTGATAATTGTTTGCAGGACTCGTGTATCATATCAGAAGCCTTACGATGCATTCACATTGGTCTTTTATGCCTACAACGTCAACCTAATGATCGGCCAAACATGGCATCTGTAGTTGTTATGCTGAGTAGTGATAATGAATTAACCCAACCAAAGGAACCTGGTTTCTTAATAGATAGGGTTTTAATTGAAGAAGAATCACAATTTAGAAGCCAAACTTCTTCTTCAACCAATGGAGTAACCATTTCAATCCTGGATGCAAGATaa
- the LOC114416955 gene encoding G-type lectin S-receptor-like serine/threonine-protein kinase At4g27290 isoform X2, translating to MTIFTLILAIANLLLFLSKASSIDTLTLSQSLPDGTTLVSKDETFELGFFSLRNSTNRYLGIWFKNIPVKTVVWVANRDYPLKDNSTKLIITNDGNLVLLTKNNKVQWSTNTTTKASRPILQLLNTGNLVLRNDNEDNKNNNKSSNNNNEDRFLWQSFDYPSDTLLPGMKLGWYRKTGLNRRVIAWKNWDDPSPGNFSWGITFDSNPEMVLWKGSFKYHRSGPWNGIRFSGAFGGSNRLSTHPLFVYKLINNDDEVYYSYSLTNKSVISIVVMNQTLLRRQRNIWIPENGTWRLFQTAPRDICDTYNPCGSYANCMVDSSPVCQCLEGFKPKSLDTMEQGCVRSEPWSCKVEGRDGFRKFVGLKFPDTTHSWINKSMTLEECKVKCWENCSCTAYANLDIRGAGSGCSIWFGDLIDLKVVSQSGQYLYIRMADSQTDAKDAHKKKELLLIGTIVPPIVLVILLAIFYSYKRKRKYEENVSVVKKDEAGGQEHSMELPLFDLATLVNATNNFSTDNKLGQGGFGPVYKGVLAGGQEIAVKRLSRSSGQGLTEFKNEVILCAKLQHRNLVKVLGCCIEEEEKMLLYEYMPNKSLDSFLFDSTKSKILDWSKRFHILCATARGLLYLHQDSRLRIIHRDLKASNILLDNNLNPKISDFGLARMCGGDQIEGNTNRVVGTYGYMAPEYVIHGLFSTKSDVFSFGILLLEIISGKKNREITYPYHSHNLIGHAWKLWKEGIPGELIDNCLQDSCIISEALRCIHIGLLCLQRQPNDRPNMASVVVMLSSDNELTQPKEPGFLIDRVLIEEESQFRSQTSSSTNGVTISILDAR from the exons ATGACGATTTTCACTCTCATACTTGCTATTGCCAACCTACTTTTGTTCCTCTCAAAAGCTTCCTCAATTGACACACTCACTCTGTCACAATCTCTCCCTGATGGTACCACCTTAGTTTCCAAAGATGAAACTTTTGAACTGGGTTTCTTTTCCCTAAGAAACTCCACAAACCGTTACCTCGGAATCTGGTTCAAAAACATCCCAGTAAAAACAGTTGTGTGGGTGGCTAACCGTGACTACCCTCTCAAAGACAATTCCACCAAGTTGATCATAACCAACGACGGAAACCTCGTCCTTCTCACAAAGAATAACAAAGTTCAGTGGtcaacaaacacaacaacaaaggcCTCAAGGCCCATTTTGCAACTCTTAAACACGGGAAATTTAGTACTTCGCAACGATAATGAAGACAACAAGAACAATAATaaaagcagcaacaacaacaacgaagATAGGTTCTTATGGCAAAGCTTTGACTACCCTAGTGACACCTTGTTACCAGGAATGAAGCTTGGATGGTACAGAAAAACCGGTCTCAATCGACGTGTAATCGCTTGGAAGAACTGGGATGATCCTTCTCCTGGGAACTTCTCTTGGGGCATCACATTTGACAGCAACCCTGAAATGGTTCTTTGGAAAGGATCATTCAAGTACCATAGGAGTGGACCTTGGAATGGTATTCGGTTTAGTGGTGCATTTGGTGGCTCAAATAGGTTAAGCACTCACCCTCTTTTTGtttacaaattaataaacaaCGATGATGAAGTTTATTACTCATACAGCCTCACCAACAAGTCCGTGATTTCAATAGTTGTCATGAACCAAACCCTTCTCCGTCGCCAACGCAACATTTGGATCCCCGAAAATGGAACATGGAGGTTGTTCCAAACCGCACCGAGAGACATTTGTGACACTTATAATCCGTGTGGCTCTTACGCGAATTGTATGGTTGATTCATCGCCGGTGTGTCAGTGTTTAGAAGGATTCAAACCGAAATCTTTGGATACAATGGAACAAGGGTGTGTGAGAAGTGAACCGTGGAGCTGCAAGGTGGAAGGGAGAGATGGATTTAGAAAATTTGTTGGGTTGAAGTTTCCGGATACTACACATTCTTGGATTAATAAAAGTATGACACTCGAGGAATGCAAGGTTAAATGTTGGGAAAATTGTTCGTGCACAGCTTATGCAAACTTGGACATAAGAGGAGCAGGAAGTGGGTGTTCCATTTGGTTTGGTGATCTTATTGATTTGAAAGTTGTTTCACAAAGTGGACAATATCTTTATATTCGAATGGCAGATTCACAGACAG ATGCTAAAGATGCCCATAAGAAGAAGGAACTGTTGTTGATAGGTACGATCGTGCCTCCTATTGTTCTCGTGATACTATTGGCAATCTTCTACTCTTACAAGAGAAAACGGAAGTATGAAG AAAACGTGTCGGTAGTAAAGAAAGATGAAGCTGGTGGACAAGAACATAGCATGGAACTACCATTGTTTGATCTTGCTACATTAGTTAATGCCACCAACAACTTCTCAACTGACAACAAACTAGGCCAAGGTGGGTTCGGGCCTGTATACAAG GGTGTATTAGCAGGAGGACAAGAAATTGCTGTCAAAAGGTTATCGAGGAGTTCTGGACAAGGATTAACAGAATTTAAGAATGAAGTTATATTGTGTGCAAAACTTCAGCACCGAAATCTTGTTAAAGTTCTTGGTTGTTGCATTGAAGAAGAGGAGAAAATGCTTCTTTATGAATACATGCCCAACAAAAGCCTAGATTCCTTTCTTTTTG ATTCAACTAAAAGCAAGATTTTGGATTGGTCTAAGCGCTTCCACATCTTATGTGCGACTGCTCGTGGACTTCTTTATCTTCATCAAGATTCTAGATTAAGGATAATACACCGAGATTTAAAAGcaagtaatattttattagataacAACTTGAACCCGAAAATTTCAGATTTTGGCCTGGCAAGAATGTGTGGGGGTGATCAAATTGAAGGAAACACAAACAGGGTCGTTGGAACATA TGGCTATATGGCACCTGAATATGTTATTCATGGATTATTCTCCACAAAATCTGATGTATTTAGTTTTGGTATATTGTTGCTGGAAATCAtaagtggaaagaaaaacagagAGATTACCTATCCATACCATAGTCATAATCTTATTGGGCAT GCATGGAAGTTGTGGAAAGAAGGCATACCAGGGGAATTGATTGATAATTGTTTGCAGGACTCGTGTATCATATCAGAAGCCTTACGATGCATTCACATTGGTCTTTTATGCCTACAACGTCAACCTAATGATCGGCCAAACATGGCATCTGTAGTTGTTATGCTGAGTAGTGATAATGAATTAACCCAACCAAAGGAACCTGGTTTCTTAATAGATAGGGTTTTAATTGAAGAAGAATCACAATTTAGAAGCCAAACTTCTTCTTCAACCAATGGAGTAACCATTTCAATCCTGGATGCAAGATaa